In Rhizobium rhododendri, a genomic segment contains:
- a CDS encoding IS701 family transposase: MIRRSWMMGASIETTLELWASSLREVKARMRGLFTQERVAASANLFLDGLLGDERRKTGWMRAEAAGDPGPWRQQAILGRGRWDADGLRDIVREYVVEHLATDDAVLVIDETGFLKQGKTSCGVSRQYTGSAGKVTNCQIGVFTAYVSDRGHAFIDRALYLPKSWTSDPARLAAAHVPEAVAFATKPALAVDMIRRALTAKVPFSWVAADAVYGVGDVEGALRRACKGYVLGVKSDHHFGAWSGKPFVAGTALEIARDLDPAAWHRLSAGDGTKGARLHDWAYCELADIDADEYSDTQTGLWTRGLLIRRNISDGDLAFFTTWCPAGTGIQTLVSVEGHRWAIEDSFETAKNELGLDHNETRSWHGWHRHVSLVMLAFAMMAVIRYRANNAAPQKRPRMPTITI, translated from the coding sequence ATGATTCGGAGGTCATGGATGATGGGTGCATCGATCGAGACAACGTTGGAACTTTGGGCATCGTCGCTGCGTGAAGTTAAGGCGCGTATGCGCGGATTGTTTACGCAGGAGCGCGTTGCAGCATCTGCGAACCTTTTCCTGGACGGCTTGTTAGGTGATGAGCGCCGTAAGACAGGTTGGATGCGCGCTGAGGCGGCTGGCGATCCTGGTCCGTGGCGACAGCAAGCCATCTTGGGTCGTGGACGCTGGGACGCAGACGGACTTCGCGACATTGTGCGCGAGTATGTTGTGGAGCACCTTGCCACAGATGATGCGGTCCTGGTCATTGATGAGACCGGCTTCCTCAAGCAGGGCAAGACATCTTGCGGTGTTTCACGTCAATATACAGGGTCAGCGGGCAAGGTAACGAACTGCCAAATCGGTGTGTTCACCGCCTATGTTTCCGATCGTGGTCATGCCTTTATCGATCGAGCCTTGTACTTGCCAAAGAGTTGGACCAGCGATCCGGCAAGGCTTGCCGCCGCTCATGTTCCTGAAGCTGTAGCCTTCGCTACCAAGCCTGCCCTCGCTGTCGATATGATTCGGCGGGCGCTGACAGCCAAAGTGCCGTTTTCATGGGTGGCAGCAGATGCGGTGTATGGCGTCGGAGACGTCGAAGGAGCGCTGCGCCGAGCCTGCAAAGGTTACGTTCTTGGGGTTAAATCCGACCATCATTTTGGCGCTTGGTCTGGTAAGCCTTTCGTCGCAGGAACCGCTCTTGAGATTGCCCGTGATCTCGATCCGGCTGCATGGCATCGCCTTTCCGCTGGCGATGGCACAAAAGGCGCGCGGCTTCATGACTGGGCCTACTGCGAACTGGCCGATATCGATGCCGACGAATACAGTGATACGCAAACCGGGCTTTGGACGCGTGGCTTGTTGATCCGGCGCAATATCAGCGATGGCGACCTCGCATTCTTCACGACTTGGTGCCCGGCCGGAACAGGCATTCAGACGCTCGTATCCGTCGAAGGTCACCGTTGGGCAATCGAAGATAGCTTCGAGACAGCCAAGAACGAACTCGGCCTCGATCATAACGAGACCCGCTCGTGGCATGGCTGGCATCGCCATGTCTCGCTCGTCATGCTCGCCTTCGCAATGATGGCTGTGATCCGATATCGCGCCAATAATGCGGCACCCCAAAAAAGACCGAGGATGCCGACCATTACGATCTGA
- a CDS encoding EAL domain-containing protein gives MNMQCRGCKDGQDFPLQFSMAFQPIVNVADQTVYAHEALVRGANGEGAMSILSAVDAENRYLFDQQCRVKAIELASKLFPPAELPRLAINFMPKAVYEPRACIRLTLATAAKTGFPADRIIFEFTETEKLDIDHVLKILATYREIGFMTAIDDFGAGYAGLGLLAKFQPDIVKLDMELIRDIDTNAAKRTIVRHSVTMLKDMGVIPLCEGIETRGEKSALEDLGVELMQGYLFSKPVFESVAKDIPALKSCQI, from the coding sequence ATGAACATGCAATGTCGGGGCTGCAAAGACGGCCAAGACTTTCCGCTTCAATTTTCGATGGCCTTCCAACCGATCGTCAACGTCGCAGACCAAACCGTCTACGCACACGAGGCACTTGTCCGTGGGGCTAACGGGGAGGGGGCGATGAGTATTTTGTCAGCGGTGGATGCTGAGAACCGATACCTCTTCGATCAGCAGTGTCGGGTTAAAGCCATCGAGCTTGCATCGAAACTCTTTCCGCCGGCCGAGCTACCGCGGCTGGCCATCAATTTCATGCCGAAGGCCGTTTATGAGCCGCGTGCCTGCATTAGGCTAACGTTGGCAACGGCCGCGAAAACCGGCTTTCCAGCCGACCGGATCATTTTCGAGTTCACAGAGACGGAGAAGCTCGACATCGACCACGTCCTGAAGATCCTGGCAACCTATCGAGAAATTGGTTTCATGACGGCGATCGATGACTTCGGGGCTGGCTACGCCGGTCTTGGGTTGCTCGCCAAGTTTCAGCCGGACATCGTCAAGCTCGATATGGAGCTTATTCGCGATATCGACACGAATGCCGCCAAGCGAACGATCGTGCGCCATTCGGTCACCATGCTAAAGGACATGGGCGTCATTCCCCTATGCGAAGGGATTGAAACTCGCGGGGAGAAATCCGCGCTGGAAGACCTCGGTGTCGAACTCATGCAAGGATATCTGTTCTCGAAACCCGTGTTTGAATCGGTCGCGAAGGATATTCCAGCTCTCAAGAGCTGCCAGATTTGA